AAAGGCCTGGTTGGTGTCGCTGACAAAGAGATTGAAATCAAGATTTTCGCTCTTCATCTCCGACTTCAGACCGTTAAAATTCCGGCTGTAGCGGGAAAGTTCGGTCACCGAGAGCCCGGTATCATAATCACCAAAGAGCGCATAGAACTGATCGCGCTCAATCTTGAGATAAAGACTGCGGGCACTGGCGGCCTCATACTGTTGTGACGAAGCGTCGCCGTAAAGGGTGTAATACTGCTGCGGGTCGATCGTGCCGTAGAGACTTCCGGCCTGACGCATTCCCGCTTTAGCGCTGTCGTAGGCTGCGGTCAGAAGCCATTTCCCCTGGATCATCCCTTTGGCAAAGAAGGCGAGTCGGCCATCTTCATAATATTCATCATCGATCTGCGAAGCTTTGATGTTCTCCAGATTTCCCGAGAGGGAGTTATATCCCGCTGTCCCTTCGGCAAAACCGACAATGATCCATTCCCGTTCACCCGGAGTCAGCCAGGCGCGCACTTCGCTTTCTCCCTTAACGAAATTGAAGCGCAGGGTCGCCTCGCCGGTCTGGGTGGTCGGTTGCAATTCAATGCGGGCGATACCGTCTTCGTCGACCAGATACTTCAGGCGTGCACTCTTGGCAAGCAGCAGCGGGTTCTCTTTGAGGTCTTTTTCCAGTTGCAAAGGGAGGTAAGGGGGGTCGAGTTGATACTCACCGACCAGTCCTGCACGGGCAGGGTGGCCGTCTTTGTCGGTCAAACGGACAGCGATCACCGAAGGGAATTTGCCATCTGCGGTCAGCCGCGATTGACCCGGCATCACTTCAGCTTTAACCGGAGAGGTCGAATAGTGCAGAGTGCGGGCAACACGGCGCACTTCCTGGCCATCGACAGAGCTTTCAACCGCTTCAAAGAGGTTGTCACCGTCGCTCAGGTGAATGCCGATCCAGAGGCTAATTGCGACCTGGTTGTCACCCCGCTTTTTGGTGCCGTCAAGATAAAGGGGATCGACCTCTTTACCGTTGAGCAACAGTTTGAGTCTCTTCTGCGGATCATGAGTCACAGCGATCTTGGCACTGGGGATGGCGGGATAAAAACCGTTATAGGGCCAGACAAAATTGAGACTGGGCTGAGCTGTTTCGAGCCACGTATTATCGAATTCCGGCATGGTGCGGGCGATTTTACGCTCTTTTCTGACCTTCTCCGCCGCCGAGACTTCGGCCAGTTTCAAGGCAGTGACATCGACCGTTTTAAGGCCACTGTATTCCTTGATATTTTCGAGTTTGGTCCATTGATTGACCAATTCTGTCAAAATCTTTAATTCCACCCGGCGATTCAGTGCGCGGCCTTCTGCGGTTTCATTGCTGGCGATCGGTTCATCCGGACCCTTGCCGGCAATCGTCACTTGCTCCGGCAACAGGTTAAGGCCGGCCTGCAGATAATCGACGACTGATTTCGCCCGGGCCTTCGAGAGTTCATAGTTGTCGGCCATGATGTGTCGACTGCGAGGGGCGATGCGGGTGCTATTGGTATGACCGGTGGCAGAGATCTGGCTCACATGCACATTTTTAAATTCGGCGATGATCCCGTCGAGAACTTTTTTGTCAGGATCGGAAAGCTCGTAACCAAACTCATCAAAATACGGGCGCAGAATAATCGCCGGGATCGACCTGCGTTCGCTGGTGGATTCATTCTTAAGGATATTATCGACCAGCGGCGTGCGCTTGTTCTTCTCTTCGCTGGTATTGAAGGTCAGCAGCGCTTTCGCCGTCAACTCGCCGTTCTTGAGATGTGGAACCAGTGTCCCCTTTAATCTGATCTTGCCTGTCCAATCCGCCGGACTGTCTCCCAGGCGATAGGTGAGAACACTTTCCGTCACTTCCGGGTCGGCCAGAGCAAGACCATCGCGGCTGCTGCTAGCGCCTTGATAAATCACCCCATCGGGGAGGATCACTGTCAAGCGCATATTCGTCGTCGGCACTGCGCCGACATGGAGTGTCACCGTATAAGTGACGTCATCACCGAGCGTGCTTGCCAACTCAAGTCCGACAGATCCCTGCACCGGTGGGGCTTCCGGCTTTTTCTTGGTGTAAAAATCAGCGCGCCAGAGGGTTCCGCCTTGCAGATCGACAAATTGGGAGAAGGGCGTCCCGGCAAAGCGACTATTCTCTTCACAGCTGATGAGTTCATACTCGTTCGGAATCGTCTCCAGGTCGAGTTGAACAACATGCGTCCCGGCCTGAATTCCTTCAAAGTGATACATCCCCTGCAGGTCGGTGATGACGTAAGTACCATTTTCCAGGTAAAGACGTACGCCGGCAAGTCCATCACCCTCTGCGCCGTCATTCGGGCAGCCGTTGGGATAGACGCGACCGACAATCGTCGTCTTGCTGGAGAAGAGATCCTCTTTAACGACTATTTCGAACTTGGCAATATTGGAAGTGATGCCGCCGCTGCCGGTGGCGGTGGCAATATTGACCGCCGGTCCCAAGGGTGCCGCGACTGCCACTTCGACGACATAAGTGATGGTCATACTCTGCCCGGCGGCGAGAGTGCCGACGGTAAAGAGCATGCTTCTGCCGTCGGTTGAGAGCGTCGGGTCGGCAGCACTGACGCCATCGATTTTGGTCGAGCCTTTGCGGTAGCGCAGGCCAAGGGGGAGGCGGTCGCTGAGCACAACGCTGTTGACAGCGAGAGTCCCGGTATTCTCGGCGGCAATGCGATATTGCAGGAAATCACCGATGGCGACGATCGTTTTCGAGGCGGTTTTGTTCAGACGCAGCCAGGTCTGCTGGGGATCGAGAGGGATATCGATATGGAGCGCCGGCCCGGGATTGATCAGGAAGACCTCGCCACGGGATCCGGGGTTAATGGCAAAGGGGGCACCGGGGAGGGTCTGAATCTCACTGGTGGAGACCGTCGAGGGGGCAAGATAGCCCGAACCCGCTGGCGGTGTCACTACGAGGAGATATCTTCCCGGCTCGACAAAAGGAAAACGATAAAATCCATCCGGGAAGGTATAGATGCGTCCAGAGCTGTCGGTGACTGTTCCCCCTGAAGTTATCGTCGAGGGATAGATGCTGACACCGTCATCGCCGTAAATAGTCGCCGGCAGACCGGTAGCGGCATTGATGAAGGTAATGGTCGCACCATTCACCGGCAAACCGGTCATGCTGTCAAAGACTATCCCGTAGGGGTCAACAAGGGCACTCGCCGCCGAACTGTCAGTGCCATCGACGACATCAGTGTAACGCCCCTGAACCCGTGTATTCTGCTGGACGAAGAGGAGACCGTTCCCGGAGGTACTGGTGCCGGTGGTTGTTGACTGGATATAACCGGTGAAGATGCCGGTATCCGGACCGGTCTCAGTGAGACGCAAGATCTCGGATTCACTCGTTCCCGGAATGGTCAGGGTGACAATGACTGACTCGGCGACGGCGGGGTCAAGATTTTGGTCGAGGTCGCTCAAACGCAGAAAGAACGGCTCGTTTTCATGGTAGACCGTTGCCAGCACCAGCGGCAGGGTGCCGAGAGTCAGGGGTGCCGATGCGCCGAGGGGAAGGGGGGGCGGCATCGGGATAAAGCTGCCGGCAGCAAAATAGCTGGTCGTTGCCACTGGCAGGAGTAAGAGTTTTTCGGGATCAGTGACTGAGGGGGCATAAGTCAGGAAATCGAGTTGCGACGGGGTGCGGATGACGGTTGAGACCAGGTTCGATTCTCTAGTCTGGGGCAGAGTGTCGACGTGATAGCTGGCATAGGCGGTATTGTCGACAGTTACGGCGGCATGAGCAGAAGGAGCGAGGAGAACAAAAGCCAATAAGAACGTCATGCAGAGATGACGGCAAAGTTCAGCGCGTTTCGCGAACACTTCACTGCAGGAAGGACTCGCGGTACGGTCTGAAAGAAGCCCCGCAGCGAAGGAAGAACGACGGCTTTGCATCGCCACTCTTCCCCCGATGCGGGTCATGATGAAGTGTGCAGCACAAAGGCGCAACACGGCGCTGCCGCCGGGAATGATCCCGGCGGTGAAGCGTCGTATTACTGCCTTTATGCTGCTCAGAGTCGACAAACTGTTTCCTGATTACTGAATAATAACGTTGAAAGTTAATGTGAAGACTTCACCAGGCTTCAATTCCCCGACCGTGTAACTGGCTTCGGCGGGGAGCAAGGTTGCAAGGGTGGCCGTGATTGCCTGCCCCGAAAGCTCAACACCATCGGCATCGCTGGTCGTTGTGTAGTACTTAGCAACATTTCCGCCAGCAAGGCCGCTACCGGCATTGCCGATTCGACTCCCGGTCACTGATGCCTTGAAACCAGATCCTGCTGCAGATTCAGCTGCAGGCGTTGCCGGCGTGCTGAAATCAGTCAACAAATCAGCATCCATGAGCAAGCTGGCAATCAGGGTGTCACCGATGCTGGTGAGGGTCGCGGAGGAGGGAGCTCCCGCGTCATTGGTAATCGTCACAACATATTGCACAATGGCACCGGGGATCGCTTTCGGAGTGGTGGTGTAATTGATCGGATCCCAGAGCGTCGTTGCTACTTTATTGACAGAAATATCAGCCGAGGAAACAACGAAGACGCTATAAGCCGAATCTGCCCCATCAAGATTGCCATCTTCTGGACCCGTCCCGGCAGCCGTATCAGCCAGAACAACGGGGACCGCTGCCGTACAGCCCGGACCATTATAAGTCGATGCATTGGTCGTCTCTGCACCCAGGGCAGCTGCAGTACCACCGGCAGCTGTATTTGCATTCAGCGCATAAACCGCTTTACTGCCATTGGCCAAGGCAACAGCAATAGCCGGGGTTCCGGTGGCAACGATATAAACGGTTCTAGATGTATCTGGTGCAAGTTCGTCGATGTAAGTGGCAACATCTAATACGTCATAACCGACTGCGTCGCCCGATTCGACAACGACGACGACGCCGGAAGCGTTAAAGGTATCGACGGAATCGTTCGCTGCCCAGACGGTGTAAGTGCCATTTGCTTTAGTGACCGGGGTAAGGATGTAATCCTGAACGGTATTACCAATATTTGTGACGGTAAATTCTAACACCGCTTGCAGGGTGCCGGTGCCGGGCACAACAGAGACCCCGGGAGCCGCGTCTGCCGTTATGACCGTGAGATTGACCTTACTCGCGACCTCAAAAGGTGTAGCAGTGCCATTTTCTACAGGTTGAGTCACTCCTCCGACAGCGTAGGTAAGGGATGCCGTGTTCGTGATGTCTGTACAGACCGGTGTGCCTGCGGCCAATGCCGATAGCGGCGTCATTGCCGCGAAAGCGGCAGCCAAAAGAAATGCTGATAAACGGGTTCTTTTCATGGTGCTCTCCTTTTTTGCTGGTTGTAGTTGTTCTTGCGGGACAATTCCCAGGTGTAAAAGCCAACCCCCTATTTCCAATGTTCGTTATTTCACTTTAGCTTTGTAAGAGACGCTGCCCTTGGCGCCGTCTTGCAGGGCTCCTTCGAATGTCCAGCGGATGTGGGTGTAGTCCGCTGCGCTGGCCGGTTGCTCCTTTCCTTCGGCATCCTTGATCTTCAATTTGTCGGCCGCGGCGAAGATTTGACCCTTATCAACAGAGAAATCGATGCGCGCCCCTTTCCCCTCGGCCGTATTGTCAAGATAGAGCATATGCTCCGGCAGCGGATTGTTGATGACCACATTCGTTGCCGGTTTATCTCCCTGGTACTCATAGTGCGTAGTAAAGATGATCGTATCGCCGGGGGTAACATTGGTATCTGCGGCGGAGACACGAACGGTCTCCTGCTCCCCTTTATCATTCTTGACGATGATATCGATCTCGGCGGTTGACTTGAGTTCGATCCCTTTTTTCTCGGCGGCACTGGCGGGGAGGGCGACCAGCACGAGAAGGGATAAAATGGCTAGCAATTTTTTTGTCATAAGTGACTCCTATCTGTCTGGTTCTCTTGAAAAATTTTACGTTTATCGCTTTAGTTGATCGTCACATCGAAGGTGATAGTCTGCTCCGGGGAAGCATTGGTCAGATCGCCGAGACCGACGGTGACCGTCACTGGCGCGCCAGCGACACTGCCGACATCAAGATCAGCGCCATCGCTTAGCGGTGCGCCGTTTAATTTAAGGGAGCTAACGACATAGGTGGAGTTATCAGGTATTTCGTCGGTGATCACCACGTCTGCGGCAGTACCGACACCGGTGATGGAGGCTTTGATGCTGTAGGTAAGGATGGCGCCGGGGATTGCCTTCGGAGTGACGAAGAGATTAGTCGGGTCCCAGGTAATTACCACCGATTTGTTCAAAACCAGAGAAAGGAGGTTGACGGTATAGGTCCCTTCTGACGAGTGTTTTCCGTCACGAGTAGTATCACCGGCGGCACTGCCGGCATTATCGGCAAAGATGACATCAACGCCGGCGGTATTAGGGCCGACAGTTGCAGTTGTCACAGTCGTGGTGCCGGCATCGACTGTCGTAGCAACAAGTTGATAATCTGATATGTCCCCACTGACCGCCCCTGCCGGGGTGTCGGCAATGATCAAGATTGCAAGGCTGTCATCCGCATCAACGTCACCAAAGGTGGCAGCGTTGACATAGAGAGTGTCACCGGCATCCAGAACGCCGGGAGTGGTGCCGTTGTCGAGGAAGATGCGGACATTATCCATGACAATGCCGGCGCTGTTGGTTGCGTCCAGGGCATAGCGCTGCGTGGTATTGCCTTCGTTCTTGACTGAAAAGACAAGGGCTTGATCGGTTGATCCGGGTAAAACAGTGGCGTCACCATTTTTAGTCACCGTCAGGTTGACCTTGTTGTCGACAACGATATTCGGAGCCGATGCGGTCTTGGTCACCGGAGTAGCGCCATCGTTATAGGTGGCGGTTGCCGTGTTAGAGATATCCGTCCCCGACGGGGTTCCGGCTGCATAGGCCGCTTGAGTGAGCGGATAGCAGAGCGCCAGGAGCAGAGCGATGGTGGCAATCTTTTTTGTCATGGTGTACCTCCCTTTCTTTTCTTGTGTTGAACCGGGTTTGAAAAGTTGTGAGCGAATAAAAAATCCATATCTTGTTCCTTTCTGATTATTTGATCCTGACTCTGAATTTGACGTTGAATGAGGGGTGATTGGTTCCATTTGAACCATTAAAGATGCCGATTAAGGGGATTTTTATATTGGTAACTGTCGAGTCGCAGCCGTTAATGTCCGGTGCTGTATTGCTTTTGTCGTAATTCGTGCCGCCATTGCCGGAAAAGGCGAGATTGTCAGTGGTGCTGGCCAGACTGGTAAAGGTGTAGCTGAGGCCGCTCGCAGTCGTGCCATTGTTAAAGAGGACAGGACCGATCGATGGCCCGGCACCGTCGAAGTCGTCGACAAAGAGTTCGGTGTCGGCCGGAATCGAATCGGTAATGACGGTGGTGTTGCTGTCAACTGCGCCGGCGCCAAAGTTGGTGACCTGGATGGTGTAGTCGACAAAAGCGCCGGGAATTGCTTTGGCTCCTGCTCCTTCACCATTAACCGGGTCGGAGAAGACCTGTGATGATTTGACCACCAGCAGGTTCGGCATCGGCACGATGACGCTCAAGGCTTGCAGTGCGTAATCACTGACCGTCCCCTCGGTCCCCTCATTGGCAACGACGCGGGCGGTCCAATTTCCGGCCGGGCCGCCGGCCGGGATGGTGTAGGGGCCGTACTGGTAGATCTTGGTGGCGGCGTTTGAATCGTAGGCTACGCTCATGGCGACCGGAGCAGGCGAACCAATCCGGGTAACACCGGAGGGGTCAGTCAAAGTCAGGGTGGCGCCGGTGATATCGTAACTGCCGAAGGGGTCACTGACCGTGGCGCGGATATAGACCGTGCTTCCGACAGTCAGCGAGGTAACGCTGCTGCCGCCAGGGTAGAGGGCAGTATGGAAGGTGATGTCGCTGTTATTGATGTTGATGACGTTTTTCGAGTTGATAGTGACCATCGACGAGTTTCCGGTCGACGGCGCTGGGTAGACGTTGATGTTGCGTCCAGTTCCGGTGCCTCCCTGGGTGTTGGTGATGTCCATGATCAGGGCGTTGCCGCTGGCACAGGTGTAATCAGTTGACGATACAGGAGTGAGGGTAAAGTCGTAGCGGACGGCGCCTCCGACGACTAAGTCGGCGCTTAGTGAGGTTGTGGCGACGCTCGTTCCGCCGCACGTCAGCGTAATCGGGATGGTATAGGTACGGTTGCTGTTGGTCGAGAGCCAGAGGGTCACCGGAATATTGCCGTTGCTGATCGTCACATCCGACTGCAGGGCCGGGTTGAGCGTCCAACTCTGGGTAATGCTGCCGCGGGGGATCGCGACAATAGAGCCGGCTGCGGTCGGCATCGGTGTGCGCGAGAGTTTATAGCTGGGGGTTGAGCTGTTGTTATAGAAGTAGAGGGGTTTGTTCCCGGAACCCGGTAGCGAGCCGCTATTGACGATCAGTGCTGGCGCATCGGGATTGGCGCCGATGCCGCCGGGGACGGTGACCGTGGCACTGTTGTCGATGACCGTCCCCGTCGCGGTGCCGAGGGGGATGGTGACATCGTAAATGAGCGTGACGCTGCCGCTGGCCGGGACGGTGATGTTGGTGATATACAGGTAGCCGGTACCATTACCGCCGGTACCGAAGGGGGTCGAGAGGTTGGTGGCGCCGCCCGGCAGGGGGAGAATGACACTAAAACCGCTAGTGTTGTTGGGGATGGTGTCGGTCACCGACACGTTGCTGGCGCCAACTCCGGCAGTTTCAGTCAGGGTGATAGTGTAGCGGATGACATCACCGGCCAGGGGGTCGCCGCCGCTGGTGCGGTTAATCCAGTTTTTCGTTGAGGTCGAGAGGTTAGGAATAGCGACAGTTGTGGTGTCGCTGACGTCACGGGTCTGGCTCGCCAGGCCGGTGGTATATGTGGCGCGGGTAACGACAGTGTCAATCGTTCCGTTCGTGGCGCTGCCCGGAATCGTCTCACGCACCAGGATGCAGATATTTTCGTTGGCTTCGAGATTGACCGCCGCAGTGATATCCGATTCGCCGGCATCGAAGCTGCCGTTGCAGTTGTTGTCGCGCACATAGGTAATCGCCGGCCAACCCCCCTGGGTACGGCTGTTTGTGGTAAACGTGACATTGCCGCGGGCTGTGGCGGTGAAGATATGCGCGTAGTAGACCGGTGTTGATGAGTTGCCGACTGCGCTTAAAGGGGTCGGTGTGAAGTTGATAGTGATCGGCGGCGGTATATCGCCGAAAATGAGATTGAAGTAGTCGGTATAGAGGGTATAGGCAAACTGCTGATATTCACCGGCAATGGTGTAAGTACTGCCGGTCGTGCCGGAGTTATAGCTGACCGAGGTGTAGCCGGCGAGATTGTTTTCATAGATACGCAGGGTGGCGCTGGCGGTGTTGGTGAAGAGGGCGAAGTTGCCGCCGGCATCGGTGGTGACGGTATCGTAGGTGGTGGTTCCGGTGCTATTGCGCAGCGTCAACGTCACCCCGGCGATGCCGGTCTCGGCGGCATTGAGAATACCGTCATAAGCGGTGGTGATACTGCCGTTGAAGCCGTCATCCTTGATCACTTTGCCGCTGATGCGACTGCCGTTGTAAAGGAAGAAGTTCCGGTTGGTCAGATTGGCGCCGCTGGCGACAACTCCGCTCAGGGTATAGTTGATGGGGGTGACATAGATCCAGTTGGCGCTCGGAAAGCTCGGGTCGTAGACATTGACGGTGTTGGTGGAGCTGAGAATGACGACATAATCACCGTAGCTCGGGACTCCGGAAAAAGTGTAAGTGCCGAGAGTAGTGCTGACCTGCACAGGGGCGACGACAGTGGTACTCAGGTCGCTGGCGCGAAAAAGTTTGGCATAATAGGTCTGGCCAGTGACCTGGGATTCGCCGCCGTCGCGCACGCCGTTGTGGGCGATGCCGCCGCTAAAACCGTTGTCATTGTACACCGTGCCGCTGATGCTGATCGTGCCGCTGCTGACGGTGGTGCTGACACTGGCGCTGTTGTCGGCCGGCAGATAGTCAATGATGCCGGCCGGCGGCGTCAGGGTGGCGGTGTTGACCAGGACCGTGCCCTGTGGGGTAGCGGCGGCGACCGTGCCGGTGATGGTATAGGTGGCAGCGCCGTTAAAGGGGAGGGTGGCCGTGGTGTTAATGTTGTTGCCGCTCCCTGCAGCGGCGCCGCAGGTTCCGCCACCGGAGCCGGCGCAGGTCCAGGTAACACCGGTTAACGCTGCCGGGACAGTATCGACGATCGGTACGTTGTTGGCGACGGTCACCAGGTTGGGGCCGTAGTTGCGGGCGGTGACGGTATAGGTCAATGCGCCGCCGGGAGCGACGGTCGGGGCAGAAGCGGTTTTCGCGATAGCGAGATTGATGTTTATCGGTAGGTTGTCGATGGCGAGATTGCGGATTTCGTGATAGTTGGTCGAACCGCCGGTACTGGCGGCATAGCCGACCTTGACCGTGCTCGGGATCGGCCGCATGGTGTAAAGGGTGTCGACCAGATAGGTCAGGGGCTGGTTGTAGCCAAATTGCATAAAGACATCGACACGCATGTATTCCGGTGCGGCGACCGGCGTCAGGTAGATGACGACCTTGCGATACTGGCTGCTGAGTTGGCCGGGGCGAAAGGCCTGATTGTACCAGAGGGTGCCGATGTTGGCAGCCGTGCCGCCAATGTAGTAATAGGCGCCGAGGGAGTGGTCGTAGGGGCCGCGCACTGCCACTGAATTTTGCCGCTGGCCCGGACCACCCAGCCGACCTTCGGTCGGATTGGAAAAATTGCCGTACTCGTCGATACCGACACCGATATAGCCGCCACTGAGACCGGGGGAAACAGGCGCGACGGTCTTTTTATCGTAGCCAAGGGAGCCGCCCGAGGCGCCGACCTGAAAGGTTGTAGCGTTATAGGCGCCGTCAAAGAGATAAATACTGTAACCGTCGGCACCGTTGCCGCCCCAGGTGGCGTAGTCGAACTGGATGACGACTCCCTGTGAAATGTCGAAGGAGCTGTCATACATGGCAAAGCCGGATTGGTTGCCGGTCGGTTCGGTCAGACGCAGCCAGCCGTTGCCGGGGGCGTCGACACCTGTGCTGGCGGTGAGGTAGGCTGCACCGCCAATGACCCAGCCGGGGGCGGTGGCACCGGTCATTGGCTGGTCGAGGAGGGCAGCCTGACCCGGCAAAGCCAGGCCGATGGCCAGGATCAGGATTGCGATAATAATTAATGGGTTTCGATTTTTCATGTCATTTATGCCAAAGACTGCCCGGATAAAATGTTTATGCTTCTATCCATCTGAATTTGTAAAACTTTTGTTTCATGTTATTTGTGGAAAAAACAATAAAAAACGCTCATTTTCATCCCCGAAAATGAGCGCCTGAATAACTGCTTTTTCTGCGCAGTTAGATCATTCACTTTGTCTTCGGTAGCCCGGCTGTCCGTTCATGAAACGGATCCTGAGCTTTGCGTCGCCGGATTACTCCGGTTTTGCTTTTATCGGAATAAGTGAAACTAAGATTATTATAGTTATAGAACTTTAGACGTTAAATTGTCAAGTCATTAGGAGCAGGTTCTGTGCCAATTCAACCTATTGTAAAATCGAGTTTCTTTGGCCTTTTCATGGGGGTGGTGAAAGCTGTGGGGCAGGGGGGTGATCGCCTTAAAAGGAGGATTATTGCGAGCTGAATGACCAAGGTAAATATCTGAAAAAAGGAGTAGAAACGTTTCAACTATCGGTACAGACACGGTTAAACCTTTGTATTGTCCGGCTTTAGCAGGATTAGGCCCGAAATACGCGGCGAGTTGTACGAAGACAAAGAGTCTTTTGTGGTCGTGAACTGGCGAGCCGTGACGTGATTTGCCGGTGCCGTCTCAGCTTGAACCGGCAAATCACGTTGACCGGTTGGTGGGCACGGATCAAGTCGCACCCCTTGAGGGAAGAGCTCCTTTGGCGCAATTTGTCGTTTGTCCCAATTTGACCTGCCATAAATTGTCATGCGCTCGACTCGCCGCAAGCTCAAGGCCTTTTCCCTTGTTGGAGAATCGGGATCATGGCGTCGTGAATCAAGCCGTTGCTGGCCAGGCATTCGAGTTGGAATGGAGAGAAGGGAGCACCATCGAAATTGCTGACCCGACCGCCGGCCTCGGTGACCAGCAGTATGCCGGCGGCGGTATCCCAGGGTTTGAGTTTCATCTCCCAGAAGCCGTCAAAGCGGCCGGCGGCAACGCAGGCAAGATCGAGACTGGCAGCTCCGGGGCGGCGGCAGGCCTGGGCCTTTTCCTGGAAATGGATAAAGTGGTCAAAATTGTTGGTCAGGGAGGAGGAACTGGCCGGCGCGAAACCGGTGGCGAGGAGGGCGCGATCAAGGCGGTTGATCGCGGAGACCTGCAGGGGGTGGCCATTGAGGGTTGCGCCTTGACCCTTTACCGCAACAAAGAGTTCTTCGTACATGGGGTTGTAAACGATGCCGAGGATCATCTCGCCGGCATTTTCGAGGGCGATGGAGACGGCGAACCAGGGGAAGGTGTGGGCAAAGTTGGTGGTGCCGTCGA
The DNA window shown above is from Deltaproteobacteria bacterium HGW-Deltaproteobacteria-4 and carries:
- a CDS encoding inositol monophosphatase — its product is MKETALAAARAGGAVLRSKFGTRLHIEEKSAKDLVTEADREAEAAIVGVIQANYPEHNILAEEGAYPQTSSPFRWIIDPLDGTTNFAHTFPWFAVSIALENAGEMILGIVYNPMYEELFVAVKGQGATLNGHPLQVSAINRLDRALLATGFAPASSSSLTNNFDHFIHFQEKAQACRRPGAASLDLACVAAGRFDGFWEMKLKPWDTAAGILLVTEAGGRVSNFDGAPFSPFQLECLASNGLIHDAMIPILQQGKRP